The Argentina anserina chromosome 5, drPotAnse1.1, whole genome shotgun sequence genome includes the window gggtgagTCCGGCAGCCTAGGCCACGATACATGTTCCTTtatatttatctttttttttaataggaTAAATTGTtcttaatttattgaaatcaaactaataaaGAACCTAACTTCTTTTGTCTAATACACTCCAATAAAGAGCATAAATAAAAACTCAATCAGGTATATATACACCCACCCATGCAAAACTATTGACCTCCTATCTAATAATATTCTACTTGGACAAGGAATTATTTCACCTGATAAAAGGAATTGTTTGGACGGATCTTCATGTTGTCAAATTGACAAATTCACAGGTAGTCTTTGttttcttccttctttttttaacaCTCAAAACTGTTTATTTATCCTGGTACTACCATTTTCTTTATGGGAGGGCTGCGAAGACTTCATGATTTTGGTTTCTCCAGACAAAAGTAAAATTTACAGAAATTAGAAACAGCTCTATACACTTTACTTCATCGACTCAGGTTCTAGTACCAATTTTACTATGATAATTAGCTCTTCATGTTCAGGGGAGGCAAGAGTCCTTCTCTTTTTGCCATTTCATAGAGTGCAACAGCTGTTAAAACCTTTGCATCCGCTGTCATGCGCCATAGCTTTTCATAAGGAAGCATACAGACCTTAATCAGCTCGCCATGTTCACGAAGTCCTGTTTCTTTACCTTGCAGCTGCTCAATAATCTCTTTATCCACCTGTCCTCGATAGAGAAAGAGGCTGAGTTCTTCATCACACCCTCCCtgacaatgaaaaaaaatcaaaatagtgACTTTTACTTGATAGCTGCAACACAAAAGAGATCATCTGTATTTCATGATTTGACTGTTAATCCAAAAAAGGATTAAGAGCAACTTACAGGAGAAGGAAACACTCTGCATCCAGTAGATTGATCAAGGAAGGCTGTGAGGTCCACCATGTCTTCTTGTTTTAGGCATATGCCAGTTTCCTCTTCCACCTGGAGTGTTGTGATAAGAATAATTCTTATTAGCTTTATGTTAGTGTTGAAAGACTTGCATCTTACACTTAGTACTCGACACTCAATTATCAAAAGAAGCTGAAAACACAACCaaataaaatttcaagatTCTGCAAAGCTGTGTTCAGGATTGATAGTAAATACAAAGACAAGTTGAAACAAAATAAAGGTACGAACAAGATTGAAGCGCTAATGAAATCGTAGGGTACCTTGAAAAGAAATCAGACTGAGGAAAGGACAATACAATAATGAGAAAACAAGTACCAAGTGAAAGatacaataaataaataaacaggtAAAAAACTCTCCAAGACGCAAGGCAGGAGGTAGGCATAATGTAGATCAATACAAAGTTATGATCTTGTGGTGATGATGGAGTTGGCTATCAACTGAATTTTGACTGACCACCTTCTTTTGttccaattccaataatcTTCTCAGTAAACAAAAACTATAGCTTGAGGTTTGGCAAAAATCTAACTTAATATTCAGGTGATTACATGAccttctcaaatacaatcagAAAGGTATACAAGCGTTGACACAGCAATATACATGACTTTATACatataaaaacatatatatgtctaCATacgtagagagagagagagagagagagagagagagagagagagagagagagagagacctcaCGGATTGCAGTACCGAGAAAGTCACCCTTGTCATCATCCAACATCCCAGCAGGCAGCTCCAGTATCATCCTTCCAACAGGGACTCTAACCTTTGATTATACAACCATTTTTAATCAGATCAAGTACATGAAAGTATAATGCCGCTATTCCTTTATGTGTGTATTTAAtttgatgcatatatatgaatttgaATAAATGATATGTCATGAGATCATAACAGATGCTCAGAAGAAACAAATGAAGACACACCTGTTCAGTAAGAACAGCATAAGTCTTGCCCTCCGATTCCAAAAGAATAAGCACGGCTACAGCCGGACCGCGTGCAAACACAATACCTGGAACCTAAGTAAGTTTTAGTTTCACAACAAACAAATCAACTTCTAATGGCCACCATGGAagcaaaaacaagaacaaatgCAGCACACTCAATTCAAACTCCATTACattatataacaaaaacaGAGGTGTATAACTAGATACCTTCTTTCCTGTCTCTTtatcaatcacatctgcttCAAACTTCAGAAACCCTATCCTCTTCCCAAACATATCCACACCCTATCATTATCCAAATAATCAGTTTTAACTTCTAAGCTCTAACAATGTGAAGTATGAActaaacaaaatcataatAAAATCAACTACTTTAAAGTACATAATCACCTGAATTAGAACTCGTTTCAGAGACAAAGAACCATCACATAGAATCCCAGTTTTACTCTCCATGTTCTTCAGCCACTGCTTAAACAGAGACGAATCAATAGCACTCCTGCCACAATTTACCAATCATAATGAGTAACTTGGTTTCAATCCACATCAAAAGTTTCGACCTTCTTTTATGGGGTCGATAAAGTTTCGACCTTTATTGAAGAACAAGAACGGAAAAGGCGTGACTTGCCTGAACTGGGAGGAGGAGATGTTGGGGGCGGCGACGATCTGGACGGGCTCGGCGGCGAGTTGACTCGGGAGGGTGAGGGAGTGAGTTAACGGTGGAGATTCGGATGACATTTTGCAGGAGAAGGATCGAAGGGTGAGGAGTGTTTTGGGGAGTGTCAGGGGGTTTTTGGTTCTCAGAGACATGGAAGCTTGAACGAGGCGCGTCATATGACACGTCGTGCTTAGAGCAAATGattgaaaaattataatacGATCTTCGTTATGAGTTTGGTCTCTGCTTgaatcttttgtttttgtttttgctttgaAATGTTTTATAATCATTGACTTGTAATGTGACAATGACAAATGTGGtgagaataagaaattgtgACATCAAGCTTCTCTCCAGTCACTTCCGATCCATCTCCTTCCATCATATCCTTCGTGAAGCTCATGCAGCCACTAATCTTGGTCACAACCTGCCAGTTGACTCTTGGTCTCCTTTCCGACTACGGTCTCTCGTGCTCTCCGTTTTGATGTTTCCGGTTTAGGCTGCTTGAGAGGTTTTAGTTTGTAgttgttgttttctttctattgtgtttcgaaaaaaaaagattgaagGGATCGTGGCAGGTTTTTTTCACGTGAGTCGGATtactaatttatatattcagaTTCCGAGTGCAGATCGAGTGATGGATGTAACCCTCTGGTATAAACTTACAATCGAGAAGGTTTTAATACATAATTTTTTACgaatgaattatattgttttGGTCTTTGTCTCTTTTTTAAAATAAGAATTTTTTGTCTCTTTAACCGAAGagatattttaaaaaaaaaattgtctcgACTACTGCCGCCCACATCTATACGAAAGCGTCCAAATCCCTCACCATTGTTTGAGCAAGAAACGAGTGATCagaaagaaatgaaaggataacATAACAAACAAggataacaaaaggaaaaatggATGtgtctgcaaaaaaaaaaaacttgcgtacaaactagtatgtacgcgtgcgttCAAACTCTCATTTAATTGCACACTttgggaatataaatacatgattttaactgttcaaaagtttagtttattactaaagattatttatgtaaaagatcaacataaacaaaaatcgtttgctttgtcgattgcatcaaaccaattaacggttatggtgaaagttagtagtctcatgataAACCGTCAATttatttgatgcaatcgacaaagcaaacgatttttgtttatgttgatcttttacagaaatgatctttagtaataaactaaagggaaaaacttgcgtacaaactagtatgtatgTGTGCGTCCGAACTTTCATTTATTTGTACACTTtggaaatataaatatataattttaaccattcaaaagtttagtttattactaaagatcatttctatcaaatatcaacataaacaaaaatcatttgctttgtcgattgcatcaaacaaatgaacggttatggtgaaagttagtagtctcatgatcaaccgtcaatttgtttgatgcaatcgactatgaagacgatttttgtttatatcaattttttgcaaacatgatctttagtaataaactaaacttttgaacggttaaaatcatgtatttatattctcaaagtgtgcaaataaatgaaagtTCGGACGCACGTGtatatactagtttgtacgcaagtttttctctaaactaaatttttgaacggttaaaatcatgtatttatattctcaaagtgtgcaaataaatgagagtttggacgcacgcgtacatatTAGTTTGAACGCAAGTTTTTTCCGTCTGCAAGTAACCAGGGAGCTTTCCCCTTTTCATTCATTTGCTGAGACGATCGAgagattattttttttctttgtctgAAGGATCAAACAGAGAGAGATGAACATCTGGAGTGGCATCGCTTCCTTATCCTCACCTGGACATTGGTCCGAACCCTCCTCTACTCCATTTCAACAGCCAAAAACAGCTCCAAAAAGCTTCCACCAGGTCCAAAACCTCTTCCCATCCTTAGAAACCTTCTCCAACTTGGTGACAAACCTCACAAATCTCTTGCCAAACTTGCCCAACTCCATGGCCCTTtgatgtccttaaaacttggACAAGTAACCTCCGTAGTTGTTTCTTCATCAGCCATGGCcaaacaagtcatgcaaaccCATGATCAGTTCTTCTCCAATCGAACCATCCCTGATTCCCTTCGAGCCCTCGACCACCACACTGTTGGCCTGCCATGGATCCGAGTCTCACCCCTTTGGAGAAACCTTAGAAAAATTTGCAACACTCATCTATTTGCCAACAAGATGCTTGATGCCAACCAAAATTTGAGGCACAAGAAAGTGCAGCAACTCCTTGAATCAGTGCATCAATGCAGCCTCAGGGGTGAAGCAGTCGACTTTGGTACCGCAGCTTTTACCACAACACTTAATTTGCAATTTTTTCGATTGATTTAGCAGACCCGAGTTCTAAAATGGCCAAGGAGTTCAAGGAGATGGTGCATAATATAATGATGGAGCTGGAAAACCAAACTTGGCGGACTGTTTTCCTCTGCTTAGGAAGATTGATCCTAATGGCAGAAGGAGGAGAATGACAAAGTACTTTAGAAGTATAATAGATATGGTTGAAAAAATAGTTCAGCAAAGGTTGGAGCTGAGAAAATCGACTGAATCTGCAACAAAGAACGATCTTTTGGATACCCTTCTCACTATTACAGAGGAAAACAGTGAGGATCTCAACAAAAGTCAACTTTATCATTTAATACTGGTCAGTTTGTTTaccttcttcatttttttaaaggttcctgataatatatatctgtgtgtgtgtgtgtgaaagAGCTCAAATTCATTGtaaccaatatatataaaaaaaaccctcaaattcatGGCAACGATATTACATTAGTTCCTAATGCAATGCATTTTTGGTCTAGTCCAGCTCAAAATAATGCTTATTGGTTATGCATGACGTACTGCATGTGGTTGGACAGGTTCTTTTTATTGCAGGGTCAGACACAACTTCATGCACATTTCAATGGGCAATGGCAGAGCTCTTGCACAACCCCGAAGTTCTATCAAAAGAACGATTAGTGCTCAACGAAGTGATTGGCAAAGGAAATCCAGTTGAGGAATCAGACATTACTAGACTACCTTACCTGCAAGCCATTATCAAAGAAACGTTCCGTTTGCACCCTGTAGTACCGTTGTTACTTCCTCGAAAAGCTGAATCAGATGTAGAGCTTGAAGGCATTACAGTCCCAAAAGGTGCACAAGTGCTTGTTAATGCATGGGCCATCGGCAGAGATCCAAGTTTATGGGATGATCCAAACTCATTCAAGCCAGAGAGATTCTTGGGGTCTGAACTGGATGTTAGAGGCCGGAATTTTGAGCTGATTCCGTTTGGTGCTGGACGGAGAATATGTCCTGGATTGCCATTGGTGATGAGAATGTTGCACTTGATGTTGGGTTCTGTTATTCATTCCTTTGTTTGGAAGCTTGAAGATGGAGTTACACCAGAGGACATGAACATGGATGATAAGTTTGGACTCACTCTAGAGTTGGCGAAATCCTTGAGAGCTATTCCTATCCCTGTGTGAAATTGTTTGCACGAGTATTCTGTTCTGTATCAGTAGAAAAGCGTGCTAACAAAAACTAAATAACAGACTCCAGAGTACGCAAGCGGATCAGTGAAAATAAATTGTATGTGTCGAAGGCTTCAACAAAGGTCAGGTTAGGATTTGTATGTGTCGAAGACCTGTATATATACCATGCAAATAAATTGTTTATGAGGTACTATAGGGGCTAATATATTCAGTTACGcattcaatttcatttttatttttgaactaAACACTCAATGTTCTATTTCATTTCATAATGCATTCAATTTGTCAATTGCAAAAACTATGGCTTCATCATCTAGTCGAGCAATCAGGATCTTGTACGTTAGGACAACAATATTAATGTACGTTATCTATATGGGTTTTTATATATTCTTTTATCGTTTTTCACACAGTGTCTTATAGGTATCCTACGTCCAAATACTAATATGTATCAGATGATCAAGTTAGAAATCTTTCTCCTTCCTAGGCTGGCCGGCCACCAAGCACATAATGCAAGTTCCCTTAAACCGGCATCGAGATTTAACCCTGTGTATGAGGGGCCCCACCTAACTTCTTACCAGTTCAACCATATGCGGTAGTTATATTGTACATGTATTGCAGTTGGAAATGGAATTTATGCGTAGCTCGCTATTCTGTTAGTTATATTTTTCTGGACGTATATCATATTAATTTTATGGAACCCCAATTAACGACACGATAGTTATAGGCTCACATTCATAGCTCATTACAATTTAATCAGCCCGCATAAAGCAAATATAATACAAATTAGTGAAATTACAAAGTCTTAATGCCTAAGACGCACTAGCTAGCATCGAGAGCAAATTTGCTCCCCACCTTATTTCCCCACTTTCATTCTCACATAGTTATTTATGTGACACGTGTCCCCTCTAACCTAACCACACTAACTATGGTTactcttatttattttctgattttacctaatttttttctttcttttttctattatttcttatctttttcttttaacaAAACATTAAATCCTAAATTCTATATTAGGCATTGATTGACTACaccaataaaaattatactagGATTTAATGTTttgttaaaagaaaaaaatatatatatataaaaaggaaaaaattaggtaaaatcagaaaataaataagagtAACTATAGTTAGTGTGGTTAGGTTAGAGGGGACACGTGTCGCATAAATAACTATGTGAAGATGAAAGTGTGGAGCAAATTTGCTCTCGCTAGCATCTATATTTTTACATGTAGATAACAATTAATTGTGGCGACGCTTTCTCTTCGGGCTCGATCGGTTTGCTCACCAACACATCATCTCAAATCAAAAGAGAGTTTTTTTGGTGGCGGttgttttgaacttttgatattttcatttctctgaGTCTTCACTCACACGGTCAC containing:
- the LOC126793196 gene encoding nudix hydrolase 14, chloroplastic, which gives rise to MTRLVQASMSLRTKNPLTLPKTLLTLRSFSCKMSSESPPLTHSLTLPSQLAAEPVQIVAAPNISSSQFRSAIDSSLFKQWLKNMESKTGILCDGSLSLKRVLIQGVDMFGKRIGFLKFEADVIDKETGKKVPGIVFARGPAVAVLILLESEGKTYAVLTEQVRVPVGRMILELPAGMLDDDKGDFLGTAIREVEEETGICLKQEDMVDLTAFLDQSTGCRVFPSPGGCDEELSLFLYRGQVDKEIIEQLQGKETGLREHGELIKVCMLPYEKLWRMTADAKVLTAVALYEMAKREGLLPPLNMKS